TCAGCCCGTCGGTATCGCAGCCGGCGATGTGATTGGCCCGTATGGCAATATCAAGCGCCGCTACGTCATCCCATCCGCCAAGACGCCGACGATCCCAGCACGCGCAGCCACAACATTTAAGGCTTACTACGTCAGCGAGACAATGGAAGGGGCCCAGGCAGAACAGCATTCCGGCGTGGCCGTGATTGGGCGCAATAACAGCACAGGCCAGCAGGTCTGGAGTGCGGAATGGGGCTACCCCGGCGACTTTGACTATCGAGAATTCCACAAAAAAGCGGGCACCAGCGGTTTACAGTACTGGCGCGTCACAGGCGATAAAGTCGACCTGGGACATAAAGATTATTACCACCCGGATTGGGCGGAATATAAAGTCGAGCAGCATGCTGAGCATTTCTCGCATTTGGTAGGCGATCTTTTGCGCGCGTATCACAAACAAACGGGCGAATATGGCCTCATTTCCTCCAATTATGACACGGAACTGTTCGGCCATTGGTGGTTCGAAGGCGTGGCATGGCTTGGTAAAGTCCTGCGCCATCTGGCAAACCACCCCAGTATCGACTTGACCAGCGCTTGCGACTTCATCGAACAGCACCCGCCCCAAGAAGTGCTGCACCTGCCAGAAAGCTCCTGGGGCGCTGGTGGCAATCACTTCACGTGGGATAATGGCGACACCAACTGGATGTGGGGGCCTATTCATGAGTGTGAAGGCCGCATGAAAAAACTGGCGAACCAGTATGATGACCCCAGTGAAGGGGAGCGCACAGTGCTCAGCCAAGCCGCGCGCGAGGCTTTACTATTGCAAAGCTCCGACTGGCCTTTCCTAGTGACGACAGGCCAGGCCCGCGAATATGCCATCCAGCGCTTTAGCGAACATGTCGAGCGATTCAACCGACTGGCCCTATCGCTGGAAGAAGGCAAGCCCGATGTTGGCTTCGCCGTTGAGATGTGGGAACGCGACAAGGTATTCCCGAACATTAATTACAAATGGTTTAGCTAGATAGGATTGACGCTGCTCATAATAGTCTCATTGCACGGGTTGACACAAACGTTATACTTAGGAGCATCCAACCCTAGCAAACACTTAAAAACCATAGGCACCCAATGCCACCACACATCACGAAGGAAACGACATGAAAGTCTTGCTCGCCAGCGCTGAGGCTGCCCCCTTTGCGAAGGTCGGTGGCTTGGCCGATGTCGTCGGTTCGTTACCCGCAGCTTTACGTACATCTGGCGCAGATACCCGTGTCGTTATGCCGGGTTATGGCTTCATTGACCATTACAAATACAATATCAGCCGTCTCTTTGCCTTTGAATTCACGCATAAGAATGGCACAAGCCAGGTTCAGGTATTTACCTGCATCTACGATGGCGTGCCGATCTATTTCTTGCAATCGTGGCCCTACTTTGGCGAAGATAGCAGTGTCTATACCACCTGGGACTGGGATATTCCTCGTTTCATATTCTTCAACCAGATGGCAATGGCATTCATCTGGCAACTGCACGAACGGCTGGGGTGGATACCTGATGTGGTCAACGTCAGCGATTGGCATACTGCCCTGCTGCCTTTCCTCATTTACGAAAGCCGCAAGAGCGACCCGCACTGGCAGCGCATTGCTACAGCACTAACAATCCACAACATCGCTTATCAGGGCGAGAATGTCGGGGGCTTTTTGTGGGATGCTGGCATCTCAGCACGCAGCCATCCCTCTCTCGACCATGATGGCCTGAGCGACAATTTACTCGCCATTGGCTCCGTCTATTCGGATTACGTCATCACCGTCAGCCCGCGCTATGCCAATGAAATCCAGCACTCGTATGCGGGCTTTAATCTAGCCCCCTTGATGAAGCAGCGTGCACAGGTCGGCGAACTTATCGGCATCCTCAATGGCATTGATACAAAGCGATGGAACCCGGCAACAGACAAGTATCTCATCGCACCATACGATACGAACAATGTCGTGGAAAGTCGTAAGCTAAACAAACGCCATCTCCAATCCTTCGCAAGGTTGCCAATCCGCGACGACATTCCAGTTGTAGGGATGGTTACGCGCCTCGTATGGCAAAAAGGGCTTGATCTGGCCCTGCCAGCCCTGCGTCGCCTGCTCATTGATACAGAGATGCAGTTTATTGTCTTGGGGACGGGCGACCCAGAACTGGAGTATCAACTCTGGCGGCTTGCCCAAGATTTTAGCTGGAAAGCAGCGGCTTTCCTGGAATTTGATGCCGCTTTATCACAGCATATTTACGCCGCAGCGGATATGTTCCTGATGCCGAGCCACTTCGAGCCATGTGGCATCGGGCAGATGCTCGCCATGCGCTATGGGTCGCTGCCCATCGTGCGAGAAACAGGCGGCTTAGCGGATACGGTCATCAACTATGATAATCAGGATGCTGACATGGGCACCGGGTTCGTCTTCCAGTATGAAGAGCCAGATGCGGTCATCAATACATTACGTTGGGCGCTGCGCACCTACTACAACCGCCCAGAAGCCTGGTTGCGTATGCAAAAACGCGCCATGAAGCAAGATTTCAGTTGGGATCAGAGTGCTCAGCAATATATTGCACTTTTTAAAAAATCTATGGAAAAACATAAGAAAATAACATAAGGGGAGAACCTCGTGAGAGTTAAAGCGATCATCCTCGCCGGGGGTAAGGGTACCCGGCTTGGGTCACTAACGATCAAGCGTGCTAAGCCTGCTGTTCCATTCGCTGGGAAGTACCGTATCATCGACTTCACATTAAGCAACTGCGTTAACTCGAACATTTTTGACGTCCTCATTCTGACCCAATACCGTCCCCACAGCCTCAACGACCATATCGGTAAGGGGCGCCCATGGGACCTCGACCGTACATTCACAGGCGGTGTTCAACTTCTACAGCCTTATAAAGGCAGCTTTGATACAGATTGGTATGCCGGCACAGCCGACGCTGTGACGCAGAACCTGAATTTCGTCCGCAGCGGCCAACCTGAATATGTGCTCATCCTCTCTGGCGATCATATCTACCAGATGGATTATGACCTGTTGATCCAATATCACCGGGAAAAACGCGCAGAATGCACAGTCTGCACCATCCGTGTGCCCCTGGATGAAGCCAGCCGCTTTGGCATTATCGATGTCGATGAAGACTATCGCGTTAAGGAATTCATTGAAAAACCAGCAGACCCACCCGGCAACCTCGCCAGCATGGGCGTTTATGTCTTTAACTACAATACGCTGGAGCGTTTGCTGGTCGAAGATCAGCGTAAAGATGGCACGGAGAGCGACTTCGGCAAGACTATTTTGCCCAAGCTCATCGAAGAAACCAACGACGTCTACGCCTATCCTTACGGCGGCTATTGGATCGACGTTGGTACGATTGAAGCCTACTGGGAAGCGCACATGGACCTACTGCAAACGCCGCCCTCACTCAACCTGAACGACCGTACCTGGGTTATCCACACCCGTAGTGAAGAGCGTCCGCCGGTCCGCATAGAATCCTCAGCACAGATTACTAACAGCCTCATCACGGATGGTGCCGTCATCGGTGAAGGTGCTGTTATTGAAAATTCTGTGCTCTCACCGGGTGTTTACGTCGGCCCGCATGCTGTCGTGCGCGATTCTGTCATCCTCAATGACGCTTATATCGAAGCAGGTGCGCATGTCGAGCGCGCCATCATCGACAAAATCGTCGTCATCGGGCATAAGGCCACCGTTGGCTCATCACAAACAATGGGTGACCTGAACATCACGGCGATTGGCAAAAACTCCAAAATTCCCGCAGGTTATACGATTGGCGCGGGCTGCCTATTGGGGACAGATGTCGGTGATGAAGATTTCAAGCCTTATGCAGCGGATCGCATCGTGCCCAGCCATACCAAATTGGGCTATAAATCCCGCTCTTAGGCCCGCTTTGCACAACGAAATGCCATTAAAAAACCGGCTGCATCAGCAACCGGTTTTTATTTTCGTCACTGCAGGCCCACACGGCCCGCAAATCGGCATTTTAACGCTTCCGACTTGCCGACATAAGCTAGGTCACGACCACAGAGTTATCGCCGCTAAACGGATTTGAGACGTATTTATCAGCTTCCCAATCATTGTGCCACTCTGACTTATCAACCAGATAACGGAACTGATATTCATTGTTTTTATCGAGTTCCAATGTCAGTTTAAAACGCCCATCTTTGAGCGGCTCCATCTCATTGGCGGATTCGCTCCATTCGTTGAAATCCCCAACGAGGTAGACATTTTCAGCTTCAATCGACGATGGCGTGTAAAATGTGACTTTGCATACCGGCTTGGACTTCAAAAATTGCTTTTTGAGCATAGGAAATTTGCTCCATCCTGCATGAACACACATAGTTTGGCGGGCTGGATTGTAGCACATCCAAAGGTTACGCCCACACGAGATTGTACCCGATAATTTTGTGCAAAATAGATTAATTCCACCCGTTTAAACAAAATGAAAGCTAAATCTCGTGCAAAACCGCCCTTTATGATCGTAAAAGCCTTGTGAGATTACACTGAAAGCTGTTGAATAACACTAAATACACGTTATGCTTAGCTATGTACACGGCGGGGAAAGTTACCTAACATTGCCGTGTTTTTGATTTTGTCAAAGAAGCAGGAGTATCTCGCATCATGGTGAAACCTGTGGCGACCGTCCATGTCGTGCCCAAGTTGCCCAAAGCGCTGGCCCGCCTGGAAGAGCTGGCTTACAACATGCGCTTTGCGTGGGATCATGAAACGATCAGTTTGTTCAGGCGACTGGACCCAGACTTGTGGGAAGAAACAAACCATAACCCGGTGAGCGTCCTGGGCAATATCAGCCAGGATCGTCTCAACGAGGTTAAGAATGACCAGGCCTATATGGCAAGCCTGGAACGCACCCTGGCCGAGTACGACGCGTATATGAATGACAAGAATACGTGGTACCGGGCAAAGTACGGCAATCTCAAAAAAGACCCGATCATTGCCTATTTTTCGATGGAGTTCGGCATCACGGAATCCTTCCAGAATTATTCGGGTGGTTTGGGCATCCTCTCTGGCGATCATCTCAAGAGCGCCAGCGACCTGGGTCTGCCCTTGGTAGGTGTCGGCATTCTGTATCAGGAAGGGTACTTCCAGCAATATTTGAATGCAGATGGCTGGCAGCAAGAGATGTACCCTATCAATGACTTTTCGCATCTGCCGCTCAAGGTCGTGACCAATGACAAGGGCGAGCCGATCAAAATTGATGTGCCACTGCCGGGCCGCAAGCTCTATTGCCAGATCTGGGAAGTCAAAGTGGGCCGTGTCTCGCTCTACTTGCTGGATACAAATATCCCGGATAATCCGCGCGATGAAGACCGCAGCCTGACAGACCGCCTCTATGGGGGTGACCGTCGCACGCGCATCCGCCAGGAGGTTGTGTTAGGCATTGGCGGTATCCGCGCGCTGGAAGCCCTGGGCCTGCGCCCAGATGTCTGCCATATGAACGAGGGCCACTCGGCTTTCCTCAGCCTGGAACGCATCCGCATGATGATGCAGGAAAAGCAGATCACATTCTATCAAGCGCAGGAAATCATCGCAGCCAGTACCTGCTTCACAGTCCACACCCCTGTACCGGCAGGTCTGGAGCGCTTCGGCTTTGATTTGATTGATGAGCACTTCACAGATTACATGCGCGACTTAGGCCTGACGCGTGAGCAGTTCATCGACCTGGGCCGCGAAAATATGGGCGATTACGAACTCTTCTCGATGTCCGTCTTCGCGCTGCACATGTCTTATGGGGCAAACGGCGTCGCACAACTACATGGTGTCGTCAGCCGCGATATGTGGCAATGGATGTACCCTGGTGTCCCCGTGCACGAAGTGCCGATTGGTGCGATTACTAACGGGATTCACGTTCAGACGTGGGTCAGCCGAGAGATGGCAACCCTGCTGGATCGTTATCTGGATCCATCCTGGCGCACGGACGAAAGCAATCCTGAAGTCTGGTCCGGCATTGACCGCGTACCGGATGCGGAACTGTGGCGTACGCATGAGCGTCGTCGTGAACGCCTCGTCGCTTTCGCACGCCGCCGCCTGGCAGAGCAACTCGCAAGCCGGGGAGCGTCTCCGTCGGAAATCGCGCGGGCTGATGAAGTCCTCAACCCGGATGCCCTCACAATTGGGTTTGCTCGCCGCTTTGCAACCTATAAACGTGCAACCCTCCTCTTCCGGGACCTGGACCGATTGCGCGAACTGGTCAATGATCCAGATCGCCCGGTGCAATTCATCTTCGCAGGTAAAGCACACCCCCACGATAAGGGCGGTAAAGAGCTCATCCGCGAGATTATCAACGTCTCTCGTATGCCGGAGTTCCGCCATGCGGTGCTCTTCATCCAGAATTATGATATGAGCGTCGCCCGCTATATGGTCCAGGGCTGCGATGTGTGGTTGAACAATCCGCGTCGCCCCAAAGAAGCCAGCGGCACCAGCGGTATGAAGGGCATCTATAATGGCTGCCTTAACTTTAGCATCCTGGATGGCTGGTGGGCTGAAGGCTATTCACGAGAAGTCGGCTGGGCTATCGGTAATGGTGAAGAATACCCGGAAGACGAATGGGAATCACAGGATCGCATCGAGAGCGAAACGCTATATCGCGTGCTGGAAAATGACATCCTCCCCAAGTTCTACAATCGTGGACGCGATGGCTTGCCGCGTGAGTGGATCGAGATGATGAAGTCAGGTATCCGTAACATGGCGCCATTCTTCACCACGTATCGCATGGTGCAGGAATATACGGATCAGTTCTACATCCCGAATTACGACCGCATCACCAAGATGACAGCCCCAGGTATCGAAAACGCGCTGAATTACGCGAATTGGCGTCACCAGCTCGGCAGCACATGGGGTAATGTCGCTGTTACGGATGTGAATATCGACGTGCGCGAAGTCGAAGTTGGTGGTAAGGGGGATGTCACCGCGACGGTCCAGCTTGGCAGCCTTGCACCGGAAAACGTACGCGTCCAGCTTTACTATGGCAAGCTGGATACGCGCGGCAACATCGTCGAAGGTGAATGCATCGACATGGCACTGGCTGGCGAAGAAGGCAACGGCACCTATCTATTTAAGACGGACCATAAATTTGATGCGACCGGCCAACAAGGGCTGTCTGTACGCGTCTTGCCCTATCATGAGTATATGCACACGTCCTTCCAACCCAACCTTATCACCTGGGCATAGGACAGGCATTGACGAAACATATGTAACAAAAAAGGGTGCCTGGGCACCCTTTTTTAATTGCATCACGTCTTGTTTAGCGCGTTACGCACTGCCAAAGACTAGCTTGGGCAGATCACGGAACTTCGGTGTCTGGCCTGCCAGCAGCGTCTGCACACGGAACAAGCGCCCTGCGACCCACATTGCCCCCAGCGCAGAAAGTGCCAGTAAGGCAAGGCTGATCACAAGTTCGATCAGGGGCACCTCCGTGATGGATAAGCGCATCAACATCGCCAGAGGGGATGTCATCGGGAAGACGCTCAAGAACACGGGCAGCGCATCATTGGGGGCCGATGCAAACAGGCTGAAGAAGTAAAACGGAACCACAGCCGGCAGCGTGAAGAACACAGCATATTGCGGCCCTTCTCGCATACTGTTAGAGATCGCCCCAATCGCAGCGTACAGCCCCGCAAAGAACAAATACCCCAACACGAAGTAAAGCACCATAATCGGCAAGATATTCCAGCGAATATCCAGGTTCAGCAAAATGGGCAGCGTCTGGAAAGCAGGTAGCTCGAAGGCAAAACGAATCGCCAGGAAGATACCCGCCAGCCACACAAGGATTTGTAAAATCCCCAGTGTGCCCAGCGCCAATATTTTACCCCCCAACAGCTGGAACGGCGTCACCGCGCTGATGAGGATTTCAATCAGCCGATTTTCTTTTTCCTCAATGACGCTTTGCATCAAGTAACCACTGGTCATGAACAAAGCCATCACAAACACCAGCGTAAAGACATACAGCATGAGGAAATCCGCATCTTCGCGCGATGCTGTATCCGTCTCAGCACTGCGTTGCAGGTTATATTCCTGGAAGTTCGCCGTATCACGCAGTCGGCGCAAAATTTGCTGATCAACATCCCCGGCCAGGGTACGTTCAATCAAGACGGCTATAGGCTGCTCATTGAGCAAATCCAGACGCACACCGGGCAAATGTAAGACGACATCACCTGTTTCAAGATAATCCTCACGGATGACGTAGTAGACATCAACATCCCCACTAGCCATCGCCTGACGTGCATCATCATCGCTGTTAAAAGGCACCATACGGCCTTCTAGCGATTCAGGCACGCCGGGGATCACGCCAGCGTAATCCACATAGCCAGCGACATCAATACTTTCGAACTGGCTAACGAGGTCTGTGGGGTCCGGTGCAGCGTCTTCTTCATCGCCACCCTGGGTTGCAATGAAGTTGAAGAAGATCATCCCGGCAAAAATCAACACCGGGATTGCAAAGGTCATAAAGAGATACCCCTTGCGTCGGATATTCCGCTGGAGCTCGTACAGGAAGACCTGGAATAATTTGTTCATTATGACGAAGCCTCCTTCGAAGCTACCACCGTCGAGCCAGCTTCAACACGGCTCGTCAGTGCGCGGATAATCGACCGAAAACTGGGCCGCTTGCCATATAGCAACATCGCCCAACGGAAGATACGTGCCGATGCCCATACGATGAAAACAGTCGTCAGCACCAACAACGCCAAACTCAGCAAAATCTGCCACAGTGGCACGCTGGTGAAGATCATACGAATCATGATCGACATCCCCGACGTAAAGGGGATGATTGAGAGCACCGTTGGCAAGGCACCATCAGCATTTTCAAGGAACTGAGCAATGAAGAAAA
The Phototrophicus methaneseepsis DNA segment above includes these coding regions:
- a CDS encoding glucose-1-phosphate adenylyltransferase encodes the protein MRVKAIILAGGKGTRLGSLTIKRAKPAVPFAGKYRIIDFTLSNCVNSNIFDVLILTQYRPHSLNDHIGKGRPWDLDRTFTGGVQLLQPYKGSFDTDWYAGTADAVTQNLNFVRSGQPEYVLILSGDHIYQMDYDLLIQYHREKRAECTVCTIRVPLDEASRFGIIDVDEDYRVKEFIEKPADPPGNLASMGVYVFNYNTLERLLVEDQRKDGTESDFGKTILPKLIEETNDVYAYPYGGYWIDVGTIEAYWEAHMDLLQTPPSLNLNDRTWVIHTRSEERPPVRIESSAQITNSLITDGAVIGEGAVIENSVLSPGVYVGPHAVVRDSVILNDAYIEAGAHVERAIIDKIVVIGHKATVGSSQTMGDLNITAIGKNSKIPAGYTIGAGCLLGTDVGDEDFKPYAADRIVPSHTKLGYKSRS
- a CDS encoding isoamylase early set domain-containing protein, translating into MLKKQFLKSKPVCKVTFYTPSSIEAENVYLVGDFNEWSESANEMEPLKDGRFKLTLELDKNNEYQFRYLVDKSEWHNDWEADKYVSNPFSGDNSVVVT
- a CDS encoding ABC transporter permease, giving the protein MNKLFQVFLYELQRNIRRKGYLFMTFAIPVLIFAGMIFFNFIATQGGDEEDAAPDPTDLVSQFESIDVAGYVDYAGVIPGVPESLEGRMVPFNSDDDARQAMASGDVDVYYVIREDYLETGDVVLHLPGVRLDLLNEQPIAVLIERTLAGDVDQQILRRLRDTANFQEYNLQRSAETDTASREDADFLMLYVFTLVFVMALFMTSGYLMQSVIEEKENRLIEILISAVTPFQLLGGKILALGTLGILQILVWLAGIFLAIRFAFELPAFQTLPILLNLDIRWNILPIMVLYFVLGYLFFAGLYAAIGAISNSMREGPQYAVFFTLPAVVPFYFFSLFASAPNDALPVFLSVFPMTSPLAMLMRLSITEVPLIELVISLALLALSALGAMWVAGRLFRVQTLLAGQTPKFRDLPKLVFGSA
- a CDS encoding glycogen synthase; this translates as MKVLLASAEAAPFAKVGGLADVVGSLPAALRTSGADTRVVMPGYGFIDHYKYNISRLFAFEFTHKNGTSQVQVFTCIYDGVPIYFLQSWPYFGEDSSVYTTWDWDIPRFIFFNQMAMAFIWQLHERLGWIPDVVNVSDWHTALLPFLIYESRKSDPHWQRIATALTIHNIAYQGENVGGFLWDAGISARSHPSLDHDGLSDNLLAIGSVYSDYVITVSPRYANEIQHSYAGFNLAPLMKQRAQVGELIGILNGIDTKRWNPATDKYLIAPYDTNNVVESRKLNKRHLQSFARLPIRDDIPVVGMVTRLVWQKGLDLALPALRRLLIDTEMQFIVLGTGDPELEYQLWRLAQDFSWKAAAFLEFDAALSQHIYAAADMFLMPSHFEPCGIGQMLAMRYGSLPIVRETGGLADTVINYDNQDADMGTGFVFQYEEPDAVINTLRWALRTYYNRPEAWLRMQKRAMKQDFSWDQSAQQYIALFKKSMEKHKKIT
- a CDS encoding glycoside hydrolase family 57 protein; translation: MTAYGAFTFVLHTHLPYARLAGRWPHGEEWIHEAASETYVPLLTTLYDLKEEGVQFKLTIGITPVLAEQLSDDTVLFNFVEYLDNKIEASKNDVAIYSTATSTTETTLEGARENNEHLGYLASWYQNYYETVKSEFLERFNRDIIGAFRQLQDEGYIDIITCAATHGYLPLLATDSAIRGQIQTGVASYERLFGRRPRGIWLPECAYRPAYVDDEGNIRPGIESFLREQGIGVFFVETHTITGGQPVGIAAGDVIGPYGNIKRRYVIPSAKTPTIPARAATTFKAYYVSETMEGAQAEQHSGVAVIGRNNSTGQQVWSAEWGYPGDFDYREFHKKAGTSGLQYWRVTGDKVDLGHKDYYHPDWAEYKVEQHAEHFSHLVGDLLRAYHKQTGEYGLISSNYDTELFGHWWFEGVAWLGKVLRHLANHPSIDLTSACDFIEQHPPQEVLHLPESSWGAGGNHFTWDNGDTNWMWGPIHECEGRMKKLANQYDDPSEGERTVLSQAAREALLLQSSDWPFLVTTGQAREYAIQRFSEHVERFNRLALSLEEGKPDVGFAVEMWERDKVFPNINYKWFS
- the glgP gene encoding alpha-glucan family phosphorylase, coding for MVKPVATVHVVPKLPKALARLEELAYNMRFAWDHETISLFRRLDPDLWEETNHNPVSVLGNISQDRLNEVKNDQAYMASLERTLAEYDAYMNDKNTWYRAKYGNLKKDPIIAYFSMEFGITESFQNYSGGLGILSGDHLKSASDLGLPLVGVGILYQEGYFQQYLNADGWQQEMYPINDFSHLPLKVVTNDKGEPIKIDVPLPGRKLYCQIWEVKVGRVSLYLLDTNIPDNPRDEDRSLTDRLYGGDRRTRIRQEVVLGIGGIRALEALGLRPDVCHMNEGHSAFLSLERIRMMMQEKQITFYQAQEIIAASTCFTVHTPVPAGLERFGFDLIDEHFTDYMRDLGLTREQFIDLGRENMGDYELFSMSVFALHMSYGANGVAQLHGVVSRDMWQWMYPGVPVHEVPIGAITNGIHVQTWVSREMATLLDRYLDPSWRTDESNPEVWSGIDRVPDAELWRTHERRRERLVAFARRRLAEQLASRGASPSEIARADEVLNPDALTIGFARRFATYKRATLLFRDLDRLRELVNDPDRPVQFIFAGKAHPHDKGGKELIREIINVSRMPEFRHAVLFIQNYDMSVARYMVQGCDVWLNNPRRPKEASGTSGMKGIYNGCLNFSILDGWWAEGYSREVGWAIGNGEEYPEDEWESQDRIESETLYRVLENDILPKFYNRGRDGLPREWIEMMKSGIRNMAPFFTTYRMVQEYTDQFYIPNYDRITKMTAPGIENALNYANWRHQLGSTWGNVAVTDVNIDVREVEVGGKGDVTATVQLGSLAPENVRVQLYYGKLDTRGNIVEGECIDMALAGEEGNGTYLFKTDHKFDATGQQGLSVRVLPYHEYMHTSFQPNLITWA